The following are encoded in a window of Brevibacillus sp. DP1.3A genomic DNA:
- a CDS encoding VOC family protein, which yields MIQSIVNITLVVKDYDEAIEFYTKKLHFTLVEDTYQPEQDKRWVVVAPPGSVGTTILLAKASKPEQELFIGNQTGGRVFLFLNTDDFWRDYHEMVARGIQFVREPKEQPYGMVAVFQDLYGNLWDLLELNEDHPIAKRMK from the coding sequence ATGATTCAATCCATCGTCAATATCACTTTAGTCGTCAAAGATTATGATGAAGCCATTGAGTTTTATACCAAGAAGCTCCATTTTACCTTAGTGGAAGATACGTATCAGCCAGAACAGGATAAGCGGTGGGTTGTCGTAGCTCCACCTGGTTCTGTTGGCACGACGATCTTGCTTGCAAAAGCATCCAAACCTGAACAAGAGCTATTTATCGGGAATCAGACTGGTGGGAGAGTTTTTCTCTTTTTAAACACAGATGATTTTTGGAGAGATTATCATGAGATGGTCGCAAGAGGAATCCAATTTGTGAGAGAGCCAAAAGAACAGCCGTATGGAATGGTGGCGGTCTTTCAGGATTTATATGGCAACCTGTGGGATTTGCTAGAGCTGAATGAGGATCATCCGATTGCCAAACGAATGAAGTAG
- a CDS encoding GntP family permease gives MPLVITLLSIVFLLVLITRFKLNPFIALLLAAGFVGIASGMPLVKVVDSIKDGMGGTLGFIAIVLALGTMLGKMMAESGGAERIARTLINRFGEKNVHWAMMFVAFIVGIPVFFQVGFVLLIPLVFTISRQTGVSLVKIGIPLVAGLSIVHGIVPPHPAAMAAVDLFQADVGKTILLSIIVALPSAIIAGPLYGSWISKRVKTSISPELASQLAEPKSERDLPSFGITVFTVLLPVLLMLSATVADVTLPKENTIRQWADFIGSPITSLLIAVIVSFWTLGFNRGFTKDDILKFTNDCLAPTATILLVIGAGGAFNKVLLNSGVGDYIAELATASAISPIFLGWLIAALIRVATGSATVSMMTAAGIVGPIALQIPGTSPELLVLATGSGSLILSHVNDSGFWLIKEYFNMSVQDTLKTWTVMETILSVVAIILIMGLSYIV, from the coding sequence ATGCCACTCGTCATTACACTGCTGTCCATCGTCTTCCTGCTCGTTCTCATTACTCGCTTCAAACTGAACCCATTTATTGCGTTGTTATTGGCCGCTGGATTTGTGGGAATCGCATCCGGCATGCCGCTTGTAAAAGTTGTGGATTCAATCAAGGATGGAATGGGTGGCACTCTCGGCTTTATCGCGATCGTGCTTGCCTTGGGAACTATGCTTGGCAAAATGATGGCAGAATCTGGCGGTGCCGAACGCATTGCCCGTACTCTCATCAATCGCTTCGGTGAGAAGAACGTACACTGGGCCATGATGTTCGTGGCATTTATCGTAGGGATTCCGGTATTTTTCCAGGTTGGTTTTGTTCTCTTGATTCCACTCGTGTTTACGATTTCCAGACAAACAGGTGTCTCCCTTGTCAAAATCGGAATTCCGCTCGTAGCTGGCCTGTCTATCGTTCACGGAATCGTGCCGCCGCACCCTGCTGCTATGGCAGCTGTCGATCTGTTCCAGGCGGACGTCGGTAAAACGATTTTGCTCTCGATCATTGTCGCGCTACCTTCCGCGATCATTGCAGGACCGCTCTACGGCAGTTGGATTAGCAAACGAGTCAAGACCAGCATCTCTCCAGAGCTCGCTTCCCAGTTGGCGGAGCCAAAATCCGAGCGTGATTTGCCTAGCTTTGGGATCACCGTCTTCACCGTCCTGCTCCCTGTGCTGTTGATGTTGTCTGCTACGGTTGCAGATGTGACTCTACCAAAAGAAAATACCATTCGCCAATGGGCTGATTTTATCGGAAGCCCGATTACGTCTCTGTTGATTGCCGTGATTGTTTCCTTCTGGACGCTCGGGTTCAATCGTGGTTTTACCAAAGACGATATTCTCAAATTCACAAATGATTGCTTGGCCCCAACCGCGACAATCTTGCTCGTCATCGGTGCAGGTGGCGCATTTAACAAAGTACTGCTGAACAGCGGTGTGGGTGACTATATTGCTGAGCTCGCTACTGCATCTGCGATCTCCCCTATTTTCCTAGGCTGGCTGATCGCGGCCTTGATCCGTGTGGCAACTGGTTCTGCAACCGTCTCCATGATGACGGCAGCAGGTATCGTAGGTCCGATCGCGCTGCAAATCCCTGGAACAAGCCCAGAGCTTTTGGTACTGGCAACAGGTTCTGGCTCCCTCATCCTGTCTCACGTAAATGATTCCGGATTTTGGCTGATCAAAGAATACTTCAATATGTCTGTGCAAGATACATTGAAAACATGGACAGTAATGGAGACCATTCTTTCTGTTGTGGCAATCATTTTGATCATGGGACTGTCCTATATCGTATAA
- a CDS encoding WG repeat-containing protein, with the protein MKRCTIMAVSIAALLFSPVIASAKEGVINSKGEWSVAPTFEEVKDTGGLYAATLGDSPANQSWGFIDQRGKWVIKPPFSYVGSFAANGLAPAAQNLKYGYINKKGEWVIKPQFDYAADFSANGLAEARIKGNTEYGKVGYINNKGKWVIKPQFHPIEQEKTMVADRSFSANGLAWAYRDGKVGFINAKGQWAIKSQFTYASSFGADGLAVADQNGKLGFIDGKGGWVIKPQFDQASKFVNGIAKVMINGKVAYINEKGKTLLKTAYTDAGDFHQGLAWIVSNGKVGYIDTKGKLVINPSFEPDYGMDTSTGDFQSNGLAPALLNGKWGFINKKGAWVIKPQFAWVRSISPAGFAVVGVQ; encoded by the coding sequence ATGAAACGATGCACCATCATGGCTGTATCCATCGCTGCTCTACTATTTTCGCCAGTCATCGCCTCCGCTAAGGAAGGCGTGATCAACAGCAAGGGAGAATGGAGCGTGGCACCTACGTTCGAGGAAGTGAAGGACACGGGAGGACTCTACGCTGCAACACTGGGAGACAGTCCAGCCAACCAATCCTGGGGTTTCATTGATCAAAGAGGAAAGTGGGTAATTAAGCCTCCATTCTCGTACGTGGGTTCCTTCGCTGCAAACGGACTTGCGCCTGCTGCACAAAACCTGAAATACGGTTATATCAATAAAAAGGGAGAGTGGGTCATCAAACCACAGTTTGACTATGCCGCCGATTTTTCCGCGAATGGACTCGCTGAGGCTCGCATAAAAGGAAACACGGAATACGGAAAGGTCGGTTATATCAACAACAAGGGAAAATGGGTCATCAAACCGCAGTTTCATCCCATCGAGCAGGAGAAAACTATGGTAGCGGACCGTTCCTTTTCAGCGAATGGGCTAGCTTGGGCATATAGGGATGGAAAAGTCGGCTTTATCAATGCGAAAGGCCAATGGGCGATCAAATCGCAATTTACCTATGCGAGTTCGTTCGGTGCAGACGGCTTGGCAGTTGCGGATCAGAATGGAAAATTGGGCTTTATTGACGGAAAAGGAGGCTGGGTGATCAAGCCACAATTTGATCAAGCTAGCAAATTCGTCAATGGGATAGCCAAGGTAATGATCAATGGTAAGGTGGCGTACATCAACGAAAAAGGGAAGACATTGCTCAAGACAGCTTATACCGATGCAGGCGACTTCCATCAAGGTCTGGCATGGATTGTGTCAAACGGAAAGGTTGGTTATATCGACACCAAGGGAAAACTAGTGATTAACCCTAGCTTTGAACCCGATTACGGAATGGATACGAGCACAGGCGACTTTCAGTCAAATGGCTTGGCACCGGCCTTGTTGAACGGAAAATGGGGCTTTATCAACAAAAAAGGAGCATGGGTCATTAAACCTCAGTTTGCTTGGGTGAGGAGCATTTCTCCCGCTGGCTTTGCTGTAGTCGGTGTCCAGTAG
- a CDS encoding LysR family transcriptional regulator, whose amino-acid sequence MELRQIQYFIEVAKREHFTEASHHLHVAQSALSRQIANLEEELGVSLFLREGRNIKLTAVGKIFLQHVEMAMNEIEKAKEKIEEFLDPSRGTIRVGFTSSLAANPLPTVISGFRARYPDIGFQLKQGSYQGLIDSVINGEIDLAFLGPVPTQEKNVRSHIFFAENIVALLPAKHPLSKQPSLRLSQLQEDTFVLFPPGFILRNIAVNACSQMGFSPKVAFEGEDIDAIKGLVAAGLGVTLLPELTLTDNVPRETVKIPISEPLVTRTVGIIIPNNRELPPSEKLFYHFLKEFFDVLSKYS is encoded by the coding sequence ATGGAGCTACGACAGATTCAATACTTCATCGAGGTTGCCAAACGAGAGCACTTCACCGAAGCCTCACATCATTTGCACGTCGCCCAATCTGCCCTCAGTCGGCAAATCGCCAATCTGGAGGAAGAACTCGGTGTGTCGCTGTTCCTTCGTGAAGGTCGCAATATCAAGCTAACGGCAGTTGGAAAAATCTTTTTGCAACACGTCGAAATGGCGATGAACGAAATCGAGAAGGCAAAGGAGAAGATTGAGGAGTTCCTCGACCCGTCACGCGGCACGATTCGGGTAGGCTTTACGAGCAGCCTCGCTGCCAATCCCCTTCCGACGGTCATCTCTGGTTTTCGCGCCAGGTATCCGGACATCGGCTTTCAATTAAAGCAAGGCTCTTATCAGGGACTGATCGATTCGGTCATCAACGGTGAAATCGACTTGGCTTTTCTTGGACCCGTTCCCACTCAGGAAAAAAATGTGCGCAGCCACATCTTCTTCGCTGAAAATATCGTCGCGTTGTTGCCCGCAAAGCACCCGCTGTCCAAGCAGCCAAGCTTGCGTCTCAGTCAGTTGCAGGAAGATACATTTGTGTTGTTTCCACCCGGTTTCATCCTCCGCAATATCGCAGTCAATGCTTGCTCACAAATGGGCTTTTCTCCTAAAGTTGCTTTTGAAGGGGAAGATATCGATGCCATTAAAGGTTTGGTGGCGGCTGGCTTGGGCGTCACATTATTGCCGGAGCTAACGTTAACAGATAACGTTCCCCGTGAGACCGTGAAAATCCCGATAAGTGAGCCATTGGTGACGCGAACAGTGGGCATTATCATTCCTAACAACCGTGAGCTGCCCCCTTCTGAAAAGCTTTTTTATCATTTTCTGAAAGAGTTTTTTGATGTACTGAGTAAGTACAGTTAA
- the gntK gene encoding gluconokinase → MTQTYFIGLDIGTTSTKAIVFTPSGAIRGTGNIDYQLLVPQPSWAEQEPETIFAAVIQALKQALEHAGIAKSEIGGIGFSTAMHSLIAVDPSGNPLTNSIIWADNRSVAQADRLKADGVGHQIYLATGTPIHPMSPLPKIMWLRENLPDTFRRAAKFISIKEYVIYRLFGEYIVDYSIASATGLFNLRKLDWDEEALQVAGISKQHLSEPVPTTHILRGMKIRYAEEIGIDPDTPFVVGASDGVLANLGIGAIDHGQVAITIGTSGAVRTVVPEPITDPKGRTFCYVLTENHWVIGGPSNNGGIMLRWFRDEFSWPEVEKAKQLGVDPYEVMIQAAEHVRAGADGLLFLPFLSGERAPYWNAQARGSFFGIGLHHKREHFIRAVLEGILFSVYSIGIALRDLAGGAKEIRASGGFARSREWRQIMSDMFGYEVLIPESHESSSFGAALLAMHALGAMDHLQDVKKMIHISHRHEPDLERSSVYLELFYIYERVYYNLLEEYKLIAEFQKRLNN, encoded by the coding sequence ATGACGCAAACCTACTTTATCGGGCTTGATATCGGGACAACCAGTACCAAAGCAATTGTTTTCACTCCTTCCGGCGCCATCCGTGGTACGGGAAATATCGATTATCAGCTACTCGTTCCCCAGCCGTCTTGGGCTGAGCAAGAGCCGGAGACGATTTTTGCTGCTGTCATCCAGGCATTGAAGCAAGCACTGGAGCATGCAGGCATTGCCAAAAGCGAGATCGGTGGTATTGGCTTCTCTACTGCCATGCACAGTCTGATCGCTGTCGACCCGAGTGGCAATCCTCTGACGAACAGCATTATCTGGGCTGACAATCGGAGCGTGGCACAAGCAGATCGACTAAAAGCGGACGGTGTCGGTCATCAGATTTACTTAGCGACGGGCACGCCCATCCATCCCATGTCTCCCCTGCCCAAAATCATGTGGCTACGGGAGAATTTGCCTGATACGTTTCGGCGGGCAGCCAAGTTTATTTCGATCAAGGAGTATGTCATTTATCGGCTTTTTGGTGAGTATATCGTCGATTACTCCATTGCTTCCGCTACGGGGCTGTTCAATCTGAGAAAGCTCGACTGGGATGAGGAGGCGCTGCAAGTCGCAGGCATTTCCAAGCAACATCTCAGTGAGCCTGTACCAACTACTCATATCCTGCGAGGAATGAAGATTCGTTATGCGGAAGAGATCGGGATCGATCCAGATACGCCTTTCGTTGTCGGTGCTAGCGATGGGGTTTTGGCAAACCTCGGCATCGGAGCCATTGATCATGGACAAGTAGCCATCACGATTGGCACGAGTGGCGCTGTAAGAACCGTAGTTCCAGAACCGATCACCGATCCAAAAGGACGGACTTTCTGCTACGTGCTGACGGAAAACCATTGGGTCATTGGCGGACCATCGAACAACGGTGGGATCATGCTTCGCTGGTTCCGTGACGAATTCAGTTGGCCCGAAGTGGAAAAAGCCAAACAGCTCGGCGTTGATCCCTATGAAGTCATGATCCAAGCTGCTGAGCATGTTCGAGCTGGTGCAGACGGGTTGCTCTTTCTCCCCTTCCTATCCGGCGAACGAGCTCCGTACTGGAACGCCCAAGCAAGAGGCTCCTTCTTCGGTATCGGCCTCCATCACAAGCGCGAGCATTTTATCCGAGCTGTTCTCGAAGGAATCTTGTTTAGCGTCTACAGCATCGGTATCGCCCTGCGCGACCTGGCAGGTGGAGCCAAGGAAATCCGTGCATCGGGTGGATTCGCCCGTTCGCGTGAATGGCGCCAGATTATGTCCGACATGTTCGGCTATGAAGTGCTGATTCCGGAGAGTCATGAAAGCTCGAGCTTTGGTGCCGCTCTCTTGGCGATGCATGCATTGGGGGCAATGGATCATTTGCAAGATGTGAAAAAGATGATTCATATTTCGCATCGCCATGAGCCTGATTTGGAACGATCCAGTGTCTATTTGGAGCTTTTCTATATATACGAGCGTGTTTATTACAACCTGCTGGAAGAGTACAAGCTGATAGCCGAATTCCAAAAGCGGTTGAACAACTAG
- a CDS encoding VOC family protein: MSHTQTLRGFATISYWADDVQAAKKWYTELLSIAPYFERSGPDGQLAYVEFRIGDYKHELGLIDRRFAPAAAVPGPGGAVMYWHVDDIEFVLGKLLSMGAREYEPLIQRGDGFITASVLDPFGNVLGIMYNAHYLEIFGSFQTE, from the coding sequence ATGAGTCACACCCAAACCTTGCGGGGCTTTGCTACGATTAGTTATTGGGCGGATGATGTGCAGGCGGCAAAAAAGTGGTACACGGAACTACTGAGCATTGCGCCGTACTTCGAGCGGTCTGGACCGGATGGACAGCTCGCCTATGTCGAGTTTCGCATTGGAGACTACAAGCACGAACTTGGCCTCATTGATCGCCGTTTCGCACCTGCTGCGGCGGTACCTGGTCCGGGTGGCGCTGTGATGTACTGGCACGTCGACGATATCGAATTCGTACTCGGTAAGCTTTTATCTATGGGAGCAAGAGAGTACGAACCCCTGATCCAGCGTGGTGACGGATTCATAACGGCTTCTGTCCTTGATCCTTTTGGGAATGTCCTCGGCATCATGTACAATGCACACTACCTGGAGATTTTCGGTTCGTTCCAAACAGAGTAA
- the gltB gene encoding glutamate synthase large subunit — protein MTTQGMPAKQGLYDPIFEHDACGIGFIANLKSKSTHDMVRKGLKILCKLEHRGGQGSDPETGDGAGILTQIPHAFFKKTCKELNITLPAPGKYGVGMLFLPMDETKRQKYEDQLEAIVEAEGQKLLGWRTVPVDATKIGKTAVASQPYVRQVFIGASSNIQDQLAFERKLYVIRKQVEQATGADFYAASMSSRTIVYKGLLTPGQLDAFYLDLQDNSYTSVFSVVHSRFSTNTFPTWERAHPNRYLIHNGEINTLQGNINWMMAREKMFQSDAFGADLAKVVPVIDMAGSDSAILDNCVEFFSLAGRSLPHVAMMMIPEPWDQDERIDENKKAFYEYHSCLMEPWDGPTAISFTDGRHIGAILDRNGLRPARYYVTSDDTIIFSSEVGVLEVPDETIVQKGRLSPGRMLLVDLEEGRIVSDEEIKQKIASEQPYREWVKNNLQAIEDLPVAGRTEELHGDSLLAHQKAFGYTQEEVDKVLAPMVAEQKDPIGSMGVDTPLAVLSDRAQLLYHYFKQSFAQVTNPPIDALREACVTSTHTVLGAEGNLLAPDASNCRRIRLTNPLISNQDLARLRANPYQEFKAKTLSMLFPAQGGEQGLELALDQLFVAADEAIAAGYSLLILSDRGMNQELAAIPALLAGSGLHHHLVRTGTRTKASIIIESGEPRDVHQFAMLIGYGADAINPYVAISTVNNLVVSAKLKDLTSDEAVEVYLQTAVEGVVKVMSKMGISTIQSYRGAQIFEAVGIHSAVIDRYFSRTPSQISGIGLDVIAQETLLRHAKAFLPEHSEEALEAGSDFQFRRDGEFHLFNPKTVHALQKACREGSYEQYKIYAEQATAQQFVALRHLLDFKSNRQPIPLNEVESVDSIVHRFKTGAMSYGSLSKEAHETLAIAMNRLGAKSNSGEGGEDSARYIMDENGDLRRSSIKQVASGRFGVSSHYLVNASEIQIKMAQGAKPGEGGQLPGSKVYPWIAEVRGSTPGVGLISPPPHHDIYSIEDLAQLIFDLKNANPRARISVKLVSKAGVGTIAAGVAKGLADVIVVSGHDGGTGASPKSSIKHAGLPWELGLAETHQTLLLNQLRDRVVLETDGKLMTGRDVVIAALLGAEEFGFATAPLVSIGCVMARVCHLDTCPVGVATQNPELRKRFKGDPQHAVNFMRLVAREVREIMAELGYHSIESMVGQSHVLKMSDKAKGHWKAKHVDLSALLFQPDVSEEVGRYHQRNQDHKLEETLDRQKLLKLCKPALNKQQQVEAKLAITNTNRVVGTILGSEVTKRFGEHGLPEDTIRLHFTGSAGQSFGAFVPRGITLHLEGDANDYVGKGLSGGKIAVAPSKNSKFAPEHNMIIGNVAFYGATSGEAYINGMAGERFCVRNSGVTAVVEGVGDHGCEYMTGGRVVVLGPVGKNFAAGMSGGTAYVLAEDKEKFAAMCNQEMVLLETLQDQREIARVKRLLENHVSHTGSRHAQALLDEWERTVQQFVKVIPKDYKQIVSTMEELEKSGMKRQEAILAAFEMSQKKGDAKAPKKKAPEQPFVSVGK, from the coding sequence ATGACGACACAAGGAATGCCTGCTAAGCAAGGTCTGTACGATCCGATTTTCGAACATGACGCTTGCGGAATTGGTTTTATTGCCAATTTGAAATCGAAATCGACGCATGATATGGTCCGAAAGGGTCTGAAAATTCTGTGCAAACTGGAACACCGCGGCGGTCAAGGCAGTGATCCAGAAACGGGAGACGGTGCAGGGATTTTAACGCAAATTCCCCACGCCTTTTTCAAAAAGACCTGTAAAGAGCTGAATATCACGCTGCCGGCGCCAGGCAAATACGGTGTAGGTATGCTGTTTCTTCCGATGGATGAAACGAAACGGCAAAAGTATGAAGATCAGCTGGAGGCGATTGTCGAAGCAGAGGGACAAAAGCTGCTCGGCTGGAGAACAGTACCTGTCGATGCGACGAAAATCGGCAAAACGGCTGTAGCGAGTCAGCCTTATGTCCGCCAAGTATTCATCGGAGCCAGCTCGAATATACAGGACCAACTGGCTTTTGAACGGAAGCTATACGTTATTCGCAAGCAGGTGGAACAGGCAACAGGTGCTGATTTTTACGCCGCTTCCATGTCTTCGCGTACGATTGTCTATAAAGGATTGCTCACACCAGGACAGCTAGATGCTTTTTACCTTGATTTGCAAGATAATTCTTACACTTCTGTTTTCTCGGTCGTTCACTCGCGTTTCAGCACGAACACATTCCCTACATGGGAGAGGGCACACCCGAACCGTTATTTGATTCACAACGGGGAAATCAACACCTTGCAAGGAAACATTAACTGGATGATGGCTCGTGAAAAAATGTTCCAGTCCGATGCGTTTGGTGCTGATTTGGCAAAAGTGGTGCCAGTCATTGATATGGCGGGCAGTGATTCAGCGATTTTGGATAATTGTGTAGAGTTTTTCTCGCTGGCAGGCCGTTCCTTGCCGCATGTTGCGATGATGATGATTCCTGAACCGTGGGATCAGGATGAGCGAATCGACGAAAATAAGAAAGCTTTTTACGAGTATCATAGCTGCCTCATGGAGCCGTGGGACGGTCCAACAGCTATTTCTTTCACGGATGGCAGACATATCGGCGCGATTCTCGACCGAAACGGATTGCGACCAGCGAGATACTATGTGACATCAGATGATACGATTATTTTCTCATCAGAGGTTGGAGTTCTCGAAGTACCAGATGAAACGATTGTCCAGAAAGGACGGCTTAGCCCTGGACGAATGCTGCTTGTCGATCTCGAGGAAGGCAGAATCGTATCAGACGAGGAAATCAAGCAAAAAATCGCAAGCGAACAGCCATATCGGGAGTGGGTGAAAAACAACCTGCAGGCTATCGAGGATTTGCCGGTAGCAGGACGCACGGAGGAGTTGCATGGAGATAGCCTGCTTGCGCACCAAAAAGCATTTGGCTATACACAGGAGGAAGTCGACAAGGTACTTGCCCCGATGGTGGCTGAGCAGAAAGACCCCATTGGTTCGATGGGCGTAGACACACCCCTCGCGGTATTGTCTGATCGCGCACAGCTTTTGTACCACTATTTCAAACAGTCCTTCGCCCAAGTCACGAATCCGCCGATTGATGCACTACGGGAGGCCTGCGTAACATCGACCCATACTGTGCTTGGCGCGGAAGGAAACCTCTTGGCACCGGATGCGAGCAATTGCCGCAGAATTCGTTTGACCAATCCTTTGATCTCCAATCAAGACCTGGCGAGGCTTCGTGCGAACCCATACCAAGAGTTCAAGGCGAAAACCTTGTCGATGCTCTTCCCGGCACAAGGGGGAGAACAGGGGCTAGAGCTGGCACTTGATCAATTATTCGTTGCGGCGGATGAAGCGATTGCTGCTGGTTACTCCTTGTTGATTTTATCAGATCGCGGAATGAATCAAGAGTTGGCTGCGATCCCCGCCTTGCTGGCTGGAAGTGGACTTCACCACCATCTCGTCCGCACAGGGACACGTACCAAAGCGAGCATCATCATCGAATCCGGGGAACCGCGTGATGTACATCAGTTCGCCATGCTGATTGGTTACGGTGCCGACGCGATCAACCCATACGTCGCCATCTCAACTGTAAACAATCTGGTTGTATCGGCTAAGCTGAAGGATCTCACTAGCGACGAAGCAGTCGAAGTGTATCTGCAAACAGCTGTAGAAGGTGTCGTAAAAGTCATGTCCAAGATGGGCATCTCGACCATTCAGAGCTACCGCGGCGCACAAATTTTTGAAGCGGTGGGCATCCATTCTGCCGTCATTGATCGCTATTTTAGCCGTACGCCTTCTCAGATTTCGGGGATTGGATTGGATGTAATTGCGCAAGAGACTTTGCTTCGCCATGCAAAAGCATTTTTGCCAGAGCATTCCGAGGAAGCATTGGAGGCAGGCAGCGATTTTCAGTTCCGCCGTGACGGTGAGTTCCACCTGTTCAATCCGAAGACGGTTCATGCCCTGCAAAAAGCTTGTCGGGAAGGCAGCTATGAGCAGTACAAAATCTATGCGGAGCAAGCGACAGCACAGCAATTCGTAGCCCTGCGACATTTGCTCGATTTCAAGTCCAATCGACAGCCGATCCCGCTGAACGAGGTAGAATCTGTTGACTCTATTGTTCATCGTTTTAAAACGGGGGCAATGTCATACGGCTCTCTCAGCAAGGAAGCGCATGAGACCTTAGCAATTGCCATGAACCGTTTGGGTGCGAAAAGCAACAGCGGGGAAGGTGGCGAAGATTCGGCACGTTACATTATGGATGAAAACGGAGATTTGCGCCGCAGTTCGATTAAGCAGGTCGCATCAGGACGCTTTGGCGTATCCAGTCATTACTTGGTCAACGCCTCTGAGATCCAAATTAAGATGGCACAAGGAGCAAAGCCGGGCGAAGGCGGTCAATTGCCAGGAAGCAAAGTCTACCCATGGATTGCCGAAGTGCGCGGATCGACACCAGGAGTTGGACTCATATCGCCGCCGCCTCATCACGATATTTATTCAATCGAGGATTTGGCACAGCTGATTTTTGACTTAAAAAATGCGAATCCACGTGCACGAATCAGCGTGAAGCTCGTATCTAAAGCTGGAGTCGGAACGATTGCGGCTGGTGTCGCGAAAGGTCTTGCAGATGTCATTGTCGTCAGTGGACACGATGGCGGCACAGGCGCTTCCCCAAAATCAAGCATCAAGCACGCAGGACTGCCATGGGAGCTCGGACTTGCTGAGACGCATCAGACGCTGTTGTTGAACCAGTTGCGTGACCGTGTGGTTCTGGAAACGGACGGCAAACTGATGACCGGACGCGATGTCGTCATTGCAGCTCTACTCGGTGCGGAGGAATTCGGCTTCGCAACAGCACCACTTGTTTCCATAGGGTGTGTCATGGCTCGCGTATGCCACCTCGATACATGCCCAGTGGGTGTGGCGACACAAAATCCCGAGCTGCGGAAACGGTTTAAAGGCGATCCGCAGCACGCCGTGAATTTCATGCGTCTCGTTGCCCGTGAAGTTCGTGAGATCATGGCGGAGTTGGGTTATCACTCTATCGAGTCGATGGTCGGTCAGAGCCATGTGCTGAAGATGAGCGACAAGGCAAAAGGACACTGGAAAGCCAAGCATGTTGATTTGTCCGCGCTCTTGTTCCAACCGGATGTCTCCGAGGAAGTGGGCCGCTATCATCAACGCAACCAAGATCACAAGCTGGAAGAAACGCTGGACCGTCAAAAACTGCTCAAGCTGTGCAAGCCAGCATTGAATAAACAGCAGCAGGTAGAGGCAAAGCTCGCCATCACCAATACGAATCGCGTGGTTGGTACGATCCTGGGCAGCGAGGTAACCAAACGCTTTGGCGAGCACGGTCTGCCGGAGGATACAATCCGCCTGCATTTTACTGGCTCGGCAGGTCAAAGCTTCGGGGCATTTGTTCCACGAGGGATCACGCTTCATCTCGAGGGAGATGCGAACGACTACGTAGGAAAAGGGTTGTCAGGCGGCAAAATTGCGGTCGCACCATCGAAAAACAGCAAATTCGCTCCCGAGCACAACATGATTATCGGAAACGTTGCGTTCTACGGAGCGACCTCTGGGGAGGCGTATATCAACGGGATGGCTGGTGAGCGATTTTGCGTTCGCAACAGTGGAGTGACGGCAGTCGTGGAAGGAGTAGGCGACCATGGTTGCGAGTATATGACTGGAGGACGTGTCGTCGTTCTTGGCCCCGTCGGCAAAAACTTTGCAGCAGGCATGTCAGGCGGTACTGCCTACGTTCTGGCGGAGGATAAAGAGAAGTTTGCTGCGATGTGCAATCAAGAGATGGTACTCCTGGAGACTCTGCAAGATCAACGGGAAATCGCTCGAGTCAAACGCTTGCTGGAAAACCACGTCAGCCACACAGGCAGCCGTCATGCACAAGCTTTGCTCGATGAGTGGGAACGTACCGTCCAACAGTTTGTCAAAGTCATTCCAAAAGATTACAAGCAAATCGTCTCCACGATGGAGGAGTTGGAGAAATCCGGTATGAAGCGTCAAGAGGCGATTTTGGCCGCTTTTGAAATGAGCCAGAAGAAAGGCGATGCCAAAGCACCGAAAAAGAAAGCGCCCGAGCAACCCTTTGTCTCTGTGGGCAAATAA